In one Pseudomonadota bacterium genomic region, the following are encoded:
- the metK gene encoding methionine adenosyltransferase, protein MRRHDCIFTSESVSEGHPDKVCDRVSDAILDLYLTADPHARVAVETLATTNRLILAGEVRGPASIGPAELESTARHAVRSIGYEQAGFHWKKMDVTVLVHAQSPDIAVGVDAGEDREEGAGDQGIMFGYACRETPALMPAPVWYAHAILRSLAEARHSGALPLLGPDAKSQVTLRYAGGKPVRVEKVVLSHQHHESLSQADVRAMVWPHIVNVLPPEWMCAPEDVLVNPTGRFVVGGPDGDTGLTGRKIIVDTYGGAAPHGGGAFSGKDPTKVDRSAAYAARYLAKNVVAAGLADSCTIQISYAIGVSRPLSFCLDTHGTGHVDETRLADVLQQLVDLRPRGIRERLQLNRPIYARTAAYGHFGRDPEPDGGFSWERTDLVDDLRNAFA, encoded by the coding sequence ATGAGAAGGCACGACTGTATATTCACCAGTGAATCTGTATCAGAGGGGCATCCGGACAAGGTCTGTGACCGGGTTTCGGACGCTATCCTGGACCTGTATCTGACAGCGGATCCCCACGCGCGCGTGGCTGTCGAGACGCTGGCGACCACCAATCGCCTGATCCTGGCAGGGGAGGTTCGCGGGCCTGCATCCATTGGCCCCGCAGAGCTGGAGTCCACAGCCCGTCACGCTGTGCGCAGCATTGGCTATGAACAGGCCGGCTTTCACTGGAAAAAGATGGATGTGACGGTTCTTGTCCACGCCCAGTCCCCGGATATCGCCGTGGGGGTGGATGCCGGAGAGGACAGGGAGGAAGGGGCGGGGGACCAGGGCATTATGTTCGGCTATGCCTGCCGTGAGACGCCGGCCCTTATGCCTGCTCCTGTCTGGTATGCCCATGCCATCCTGCGCTCGCTGGCCGAGGCGCGTCATTCCGGGGCGCTTCCCCTGCTGGGGCCCGATGCCAAAAGCCAGGTCACCCTGCGCTATGCCGGCGGAAAACCCGTGCGGGTGGAAAAGGTTGTCCTGTCCCACCAGCATCATGAATCCCTGTCGCAGGCTGATGTACGTGCCATGGTCTGGCCCCATATCGTAAATGTCCTGCCGCCGGAATGGATGTGCGCACCGGAAGATGTGCTGGTCAATCCCACAGGCCGTTTTGTGGTTGGCGGCCCGGACGGCGACACCGGCCTGACCGGGCGCAAGATCATTGTGGACACCTATGGCGGCGCGGCGCCCCATGGCGGGGGGGCCTTTTCCGGCAAGGACCCCACCAAGGTTGACCGCTCGGCCGCCTATGCGGCCCGGTATCTGGCGAAAAATGTGGTGGCTGCGGGTCTGGCGGACAGCTGCACCATCCAGATTTCATATGCTATCGGTGTGTCCCGGCCCCTGTCGTTCTGCCTGGATACCCATGGCACCGGCCATGTGGATGAAACCCGGCTGGCGGATGTGCTGCAGCAGCTGGTGGACCTGAGGCCCCGCGGAATCCGGGAACGCCTGCAGCTGAACCGGCCCATCTATGCCCGGACGGCGGCCTATGGGCATTTTGGCCGGGACCCGGAGCCGGACGGAGGGTTTTCATGGGAAAGGACGGATCTGGTCGATGACCTGCGTAACGCCTTTGCCTGA
- a CDS encoding helix-turn-helix transcriptional regulator — translation MEQAVRRRGGRPKSDGPSPVDKIIGSRLRLRRIIMGYSQDKLGRMIGLTFQQIQKYERGANRISASRLHRLAGVLNVPVSYFYEDNPANSAVPGFVEGDQVPYEPDPVPNRETLEMARAWQKIRDPRVRRRIFELAKAVASLDNPDQIPDSLP, via the coding sequence ATGGAACAGGCAGTTCGTCGCCGCGGGGGCCGGCCAAAATCAGATGGCCCAAGCCCTGTGGACAAAATCATCGGCTCAAGATTGCGCCTGCGGCGCATCATTATGGGTTACAGCCAGGACAAGCTGGGCCGGATGATCGGCCTGACATTCCAGCAGATCCAGAAATACGAGCGGGGGGCAAACCGCATCAGTGCCTCGCGCCTGCACCGGTTGGCCGGTGTGCTGAATGTTCCTGTCTCGTATTTTTATGAAGACAATCCTGCAAATTCCGCTGTTCCCGGATTTGTTGAGGGGGATCAGGTCCCGTATGAACCGGATCCCGTTCCGAACCGCGAGACACTGGAGATGGCCCGGGCCTGGCAGAAAATCCGGGATCCGCGTGTGCGTCGCCGCATATTCGAGCTGGCAAAAGCTGTGGCCAGCCTGGACAATCCGGACCAGATACCGGACAGCCTTCCCTGA
- the lnt gene encoding apolipoprotein N-acyltransferase, giving the protein MPLARWLSGLTGWKRALVLAALGSLATLALPPAGLFPLLFLVFPALLWVLDGARTRWQAFFTGWLSGLVHFVLGLYWISFSLFTDIARFWWVLPLSVGGLPVLLAVFTGLATLVTFMAGQRGIARILVFATAWSAGEWLRGHLFTGFPWSLTAYAWVDIPPVLQSVAWIGSYGLGLLTVALASLPALTGWFSLRDRRVLVPVSAGIIVAVLVTGVGLWRLSGAGEQAPMVPGVMLRLVQPAIAQTLKWDPAVQAANLRTQIDMSQATSPRLPTVVIWSETAVPWVLNEQPDLRKTLADAAPPGGVLLTGALRTQIQEGQKHFYNSVFVLDGQGNIIATADKFHLVPFGEFIPFREYLPVDPVAAGATNFSRGPGPVTVSVPGLPPFSPLVCYEAIFPGDVASRGSRPQWLLNVTNDAWFGISAGPWQHFAIARVRAVEEGVPLVRVANTGISGVVDPWGRIVTRSRLGTVEILESGLPQALQDGPIFARYGNKVYGIMLLMTVLFTIAGVVNRGRNKKST; this is encoded by the coding sequence ATGCCGCTGGCCCGCTGGCTGTCCGGTCTGACTGGCTGGAAACGGGCTCTGGTTCTCGCCGCTCTGGGCAGTCTGGCCACGCTGGCCCTTCCGCCTGCGGGTCTCTTTCCCCTGCTGTTTCTGGTCTTTCCGGCCCTGCTGTGGGTTCTGGATGGTGCCCGGACGCGCTGGCAGGCTTTTTTCACCGGCTGGCTGTCTGGTCTTGTCCACTTTGTCCTGGGCCTGTACTGGATTTCCTTTTCCCTGTTTACGGATATTGCCCGGTTCTGGTGGGTTCTGCCTCTGTCCGTAGGCGGATTACCCGTGCTGCTGGCCGTATTCACCGGCCTTGCCACGCTGGTCACCTTTATGGCGGGACAGCGGGGTATTGCGCGGATCCTTGTGTTCGCAACGGCGTGGAGCGCGGGTGAGTGGCTGCGGGGCCATCTTTTCACCGGGTTTCCCTGGAGCCTGACAGCCTATGCCTGGGTGGATATTCCGCCTGTCCTGCAGTCGGTGGCGTGGATAGGATCATATGGCCTGGGCCTTCTGACCGTGGCTCTGGCATCACTGCCCGCCCTGACCGGATGGTTTTCCCTGCGGGACAGACGGGTGCTGGTCCCTGTATCTGCCGGCATTATAGTGGCTGTCCTGGTTACCGGGGTCGGGCTGTGGCGCCTGTCCGGTGCGGGGGAGCAGGCCCCCATGGTTCCCGGGGTGATGCTGCGTCTTGTCCAGCCGGCCATTGCCCAGACCCTGAAATGGGATCCGGCGGTCCAGGCGGCGAACCTCCGCACCCAGATTGACATGTCCCAGGCGACTTCCCCCCGGCTTCCCACAGTGGTTATCTGGTCTGAGACGGCTGTTCCCTGGGTTCTGAACGAACAGCCTGATCTGCGGAAAACGCTGGCGGATGCTGCCCCGCCCGGAGGTGTTCTGCTGACCGGGGCCCTGCGTACGCAGATCCAGGAGGGGCAGAAGCATTTCTACAACAGTGTTTTTGTCCTGGATGGTCAGGGAAATATCATAGCTACGGCCGACAAGTTTCATCTGGTGCCTTTTGGCGAGTTCATCCCTTTCCGCGAATACCTGCCTGTTGATCCGGTCGCGGCAGGGGCAACAAACTTCTCCCGCGGGCCGGGGCCGGTGACAGTATCCGTCCCGGGCCTTCCGCCTTTCAGTCCGCTGGTCTGCTATGAGGCCATTTTTCCCGGTGATGTGGCCAGCCGGGGCAGCCGGCCACAGTGGCTTCTGAATGTAACCAACGATGCCTGGTTCGGCATATCGGCCGGGCCCTGGCAGCATTTTGCCATAGCCCGGGTCCGGGCGGTGGAGGAGGGGGTTCCCCTGGTGCGGGTGGCCAATACCGGCATTTCCGGTGTTGTGGATCCCTGGGGCCGCATTGTGACCCGGAGCCGCCTGGGAACTGTGGAAATCCTGGAGTCCGGCCTGCCACAGGCCCTGCAGGATGGGCCCATTTTTGCCCGTTACGGAAATAAAGTTTATGGAATCATGCTCCTGATGACAGTCCTTTTTACTATCGCGGGGGTTGTAAACAGGGGAAGAAACAAAAAAAGTACTTGA
- a CDS encoding hemolysin family protein translates to MNDDTRLPRNDGAEHTETQSSPFMSWLRLLLRGREDDSAWDRIQDMVEEREEPVTGEERTLLSNVLKLHDRTVSDAMVPRVDIIALEVQTPFAEVVRHMADEGHSRVPVYRETLDDVVGMVHVKDVLACMAAGKECTLAEIVRRIPVVTPGMKVLDLLRQMRQDRHHIALVVDEYGGIDGLVTLEDLVEEIVGEIEDEYDEEAASHAVIRPDGTMVADARLSVREFERKAGPVLTDVEREEVDTLGGLVFSLAGRVPRRGDILNHPSGLEFEVLEADSRRVRKVKVRNLSGHASSPPPSAGE, encoded by the coding sequence ATGAACGACGACACGCGATTGCCCCGCAACGACGGGGCCGAACACACTGAAACCCAGTCCAGTCCCTTCATGTCCTGGCTCCGCCTTCTTCTGCGTGGGCGGGAGGACGATTCTGCATGGGACAGGATCCAGGATATGGTGGAGGAGCGGGAAGAGCCGGTAACCGGCGAGGAACGCACCCTGCTGTCCAACGTCCTGAAGCTGCATGACAGGACAGTCAGCGACGCCATGGTGCCCCGGGTGGATATCATCGCGCTGGAGGTCCAGACCCCGTTTGCCGAAGTCGTGCGCCATATGGCCGACGAAGGCCACAGCCGGGTGCCGGTATACCGGGAAACGCTGGATGACGTGGTGGGTATGGTCCACGTCAAGGACGTTCTGGCCTGCATGGCGGCGGGAAAGGAATGCACACTGGCGGAAATTGTCCGCCGGATTCCGGTTGTGACGCCGGGAATGAAAGTGCTCGACCTGCTGCGCCAGATGCGCCAGGACCGCCACCACATCGCCCTCGTGGTGGATGAGTACGGTGGCATCGACGGCCTCGTGACCCTGGAGGATCTGGTCGAGGAGATCGTGGGCGAGATAGAGGACGAGTATGACGAGGAAGCCGCCAGCCATGCGGTGATCCGTCCGGACGGGACCATGGTGGCCGATGCCCGCCTGTCTGTCCGCGAATTCGAGAGAAAGGCCGGTCCTGTTCTGACGGACGTGGAGAGGGAGGAAGTGGATACCCTGGGTGGTCTGGTGTTCTCCCTGGCGGGGCGCGTTCCCCGGCGCGGGGATATCCTGAATCATCCGTCAGGTCTGGAGTTCGAGGTTCTGGAAGCAGACTCCCGCCGGGTCAGGAAAGTGAAAGTGCGCAACCTTTCCGGACATGCGTCTTCCCCGCCTCCCTCTGCAGGGGAGTAA